Within the Desulfosalsimonas propionicica genome, the region TTCGTGGCCGCGCCTGCAGATCCCGGGGCCCATGCTGTTGCAAGGTAGTAGCCTTCCTCGTTCGGATCCCCTTCGAGCGTACCGTGCGAATTTTCGTAGAAAGTAACCTTTACGGGATCTTTTTTCTTTCTTTTGACAATCTCTTCTCTTGCTTGAAAAGGCACCCATTCATCTGGTTCCCGGAAATACGCCCCGTCTTTGCATTTCTCTATCCAGGAATCCGTGCAATCCGAAAACGGATATGTGGCCCCCCATGCCAACTCCGGTGTTTTGCCGATCAAAAGCCCGGCCACGCCCGGCATGGTGGCGCCAATACCGTGCCTGTCACCTGCTTTCATTACAACTTCATACCAAACATTCGGCAGCCGGTTGATCTCCAGGTGCGGATCGTTTGCCAGAATCGGCTTGCCCGAAGCGGTTTTTTCCCCGGAAACCACCCAGCTGTTTGAAGCCATCATCACGGGAGCAGCGATATTCCAAAGAGATGCCGGAGGGACAAGCCGCTCTTCGAGGCGCACTTTCTTCATCAGATCCATGTCCATACCCCCGAGAATCCCCGGAAACAGTTCATTGAGCCGTTCTCTATCCATGCCCGCCTGGACCATTTCAATCAGCAGCCGTTCCATTTCGCCCTGGGACTGAGCTAGGGTGAGATAGCCGATCATGCGAAGAAACAGAATAGAATCTTCAACCCGCCAAGGCTCTGGTTTATAGCCAAACAACCGGCACTCCCAGGGGATTTTTTCAGAAAATGCCGCATTGACTCCTTGGCAATAGGCCTCATTGAGTTCTTTTGCCTCTGCGGTGAGCTTGCCGACTTCCTCTGCTACCGTACCCGCCCAGTTCATGCGACGGAAAAACTTGTCCACAGATAGCATCTCATCGCTGGAATCAAGAATTTCCGAAGCTCTTCCTTGGCCCAATATTCGCATGACAAGCATCTGCATACCCCTGTCTTTCGCGTGGGCATACCCCATAAGACGAAACGCCTCTGGCTTGTCCGCCCCGCCAATATGGCAAACCCCGTTTTGATCTCTCCATATTTTACCGCTATCGTCCATAATCCCTCCCTGTATTGGATTTTGAAATTTATGAGCCCCTCCACCGAAAAACGAAGAGCGCTTACTAAAATCGACCGCGGTTTAAAGGATTTTTTTTACCAGCGATTTCAATTCGTCAAAAACTTCCTTAATTTTGATGCGTTCAGGATGGACATTGGCTTGAATTACGATTCCGTTAAGCATTCCAAGCAGAATTACAGCTTGGTTCTCTGTTAAATTAAACTGCTCGCAAAATGTCTCCCGGTTCCATTCATAAATCTCTCGGATTTTATTATTTATTTTTTCTCGGAATTGATTGTTGAAAAGGAAGGAAAAAAAGATTCTTGGGGCTTCAGGGGTTGCATTGAGCATGTCTTCGTAGTTATTCAGAAAAAACGCAAAGCGTTCGCCGATGGACGAATCCGGGGGGCATTGTTCTATAAATAATTTTTCCAGATCACGGAATATGTTGTCCGCGACCTCCAGAAGGAGGGCTTCCTTGCTGCCGAAATGCCAGAGTATGCTGCTTTTCGATATTCCACAAACATCTGCAATTTGATCCAGCGTAACCTCTCTGCTGTCCGATTTTCCGATCAGCTGCCACGTGCTTTCCAAGATCCGTTGCCGACTATTTTCTCCTCGCGCTGTTTTCGCTTTATTCTGTACGGCCATGGTTACCCCTGAGGCTAAAAAATTATTCTGACTATTCAGTACAATTTCATATCTTTTTCGTCACGTCAATAAGCTTTTGACAGCATCTCAGAAACCTTGAGGGGGTGGAAATCTTAGCTTCTACATTTGCCTGCTATTGAAATGAGAATTTATGAAGCAAGGAAGACTTTCGAATTCTCAAAGTGATTGGAACATGCCATTCCAATCAGGCCCGGGCAGTATTCCGGAGTTGGCGGAACTGAAGAATGGTGAATACAGGGTGCAATTTCGTCGATGCCTGGGAATCCTGATACCGATGGCAAGAAGTGCTTCGGCGGGAATGGAACCCGAAGGCGGTCAAGCCTGTCGGTATGCGTTCAATTTGGTCCCGACGGAAAGAAAGACCCGGCCTTAATCAAAGTTTTTTTTAGCATTACCCACCACCTGGTGGATATCAGCAATGCATCAGCGACCCTTTGGATTTTTCGAAACACAATCACATCCGCCGGATTGTCTTTCCTTCCTTATTTTTTCCAGAATCGTGGATCTTCCATTAGCTCTGTAATCGTGTTCAATTTGTTTTTTTGTATAACGGAAGCAATAACAAACCGTGTCTTCGTCTTTGAAGTAGTTCTGATCAATGTGAACAAACCGCTTCACGATCTTTCTCCTGTTCGATATTCTGTGTTGTTGTCAATTTTTGGGTTACACCATTTGCCGTAACGTTGTAATAAAAAACCGGTTTATTGTTTCTTGTCTCCCGAGGACAGCCAAAACCAAGGTGCATTTCTCATAAGACCCAGGAATGTTGTATGGATGCAAGTTATGTCGTCACTCACCGGGAGAAGCTCTTCTTCGACGAGCTTCTATATGTGGCCCGTTATAGCCAAGCGTCCGGTACAACCAATGTGCTTTTTACCCTGATAAAAAAATATAGCCAAGCAAATGCCGTTTTTAAAGACACCGATATCCTGAAAGGGCTATTACAAATCCTTTTATTTCTTGTTGACATCCAAATTCATCCCGGGTATTAATATATATTATTACAAGTGCCTAACTGTGCTTGCTCATTTTTTTCCTGCTGATCCTTACTGCTCTTTGCTGCTCTCATTCTCCTCCTTATATGTTCTGCCACCGGGTTCCTTGCAACAATTATCAAAAGGAAATTTTCATGGAACCGGAGTCGACTTCCTTGGCCAAGATCACCAAGCCTCGTCTCCAGAAGGTTCTGCCACGCAAAAGACTTTTTGACCTACTGGATGACACGCGGGCCTATGCCGCCACTTGGATCTGCGGGCCGGGCGGCTCGGGTAAGACAACTTTTATTGCCAGCTACATAGAGGAAAACCAGCTTCCCTGCCTTTGGTATCAAATTGATGAAGGCGACTCGGACATCGCCGCATTTTTCTATTACCTGGGAGTGGCAGGCAAAGCGCTTGGCCGTGAGGAAAAAGATCTGCCCTTTCTGACCCCGGAATACGCACTTGGGATTTCCTCTTTCACACGGCGATTTTTCGAGCAGCTGTTTGAGCAATTGGGTAGACCGGGAGTTATTGTGTTGGACAACTATCAGGACGCCCCGCCTGAATCTCAGCTGCATGAGGTGGTACGCAACGCCCTGTCAATGATCCCCGAAGACATAAACCTCTTTATTTTAAGCCGAACTGAACCGCACTCGATCCTGGCAAGGGCAGCGGCAAGCAATTTCCTCGCCGAGATCGGATGGCCAGCGCTTCGCCTGCAACCACAGGAAACCAGGGACCTGGTCCGTTTATTGAGCCGCACCCCGCCATCTGAGGTGGTTATCGATTCACTGCACAAAAAGGTCGACGGCTGGTTGGCCGGTCTTCTCCTTCTGTTAAAGCGTGCAGAGACCGAAGACATTGATCCCGGAACTTTTACCCAATTCACGGGCAGCGAGGTATTTGATTATTTTACCAGCGAGATATTTGACAAAGCAGACAAAGAAACGCAGGAGTTTTTGCTCAGCACATCGGTTCTGCCAACCTTTAGCGCCACAATGGCGCAAAACCTTACCGGTACGGATAATGCAGAGGAAATTCTGTCCAGAATCAGGCAAAACCATTGGTTTACGGAAAGATTTCCCGGCAGGGAAACGAGATATCAATATCATCCATTGTTCCGGGAATATTTGCAGAGCCAGGCGGCGCAGACCTTTACAGGAAAGCACATGAAAAGGCTCAAGCAAGCGGCTGCGAGGCTGCTGGAAGCCGAGGGGCAGACAGAAGCTGCCATTGAGTTGTTTCTTGAATCCGGCCATCCGCATGAGGTGGTCCGGTTAATCCTCAGCCAGGCGGAAATGCTGGTAATTCAAGGGCGGAACCAGACGTTGGAACAATGGCTGCGGCGCCTTCCGGAGGAGGTTTTTTCTAAGTATCCCTATGCATTGTATTGGCTGGGTGTTTGCCGCCACCGCTTTGATCCGGACGAGGGCAGGGAGCTTTTTGAGAAAGCATTTTCCCTTTTTGCGGAGCAGAAAGATACAGAAGGGATATGGCTTTCATTGTGCGGGATTCTCTATTCGATAACCGTTGCCTGGGACAGCTTTAAACCCTTGGACCAGTGGATTCAGAAATTAACCCAATTTTCCCGGCAATATGAAGCCCTGGCTTCCCTGGATGTCCGGGGAAGACTCTCTGCCGTCGCTATTTTTTCCCTGACTTTCAGATCTCCGGATCACCCCGAATTCAAAACTTGGGAAAAGCGAGGCCAGGCAATACTTCAGGAAAATATTTCGGCAGAGATCAAGCTTCGTGTGATTGTGGCATTGGCTTGGCATCGGCTTTTCTCGGGCAATCTGGCCGAAGCCGAGCATTTTATTGAATTGTATCAGGAAATGGTTCAATCTCCGAATATTCCTCCCTTTTCATTGCTTGCTTTGATGAATGCAGAAGCTTTTTACTATTTTTTAAACAATAATTTTGAGGCCTGCAGCAACATTGTTACCAAATCTCTGGACCTGGCCTCGGCAACCGGAATTCACCTCATATCTCCTATTGTGCTGGGCCATGGCGCTGCCGGCGCCCTAGCCGCGGAAGATCTTGACAGCGCGCATAAACATCTGCGGAACATGGCGCAATATGCCCATTCTTCTGATTGGATTTTTATTTATTTCAAAATATTAAAAATCTGGCAGGCACTTTTGGAAAAGAATTTTTCAAAAGCATTGATTGAAGGCGAGTCTGCCGAAGCATATGTTGCAGAGTCAGGCATGCCGATGACCGATTCTATGTGGTATCAGGGGATGGCAATTGCATTGCACGCATCCGGTAAAACTGTTGAAGCTTCAAGATATCTTCAACAGGCGCTGTCTATTTCCAGCCGGGTCGGATTCCATCAGATTGAGTTTGGCTGCCATTTGACACAGGCTCAATTTGCCCTTGATGCCGGAGATGAAACCGCTGCGCGCAATTCGCTGCAAAAGGCAATGGCCATCGGAAAAGCACAGCAGTACGTAAACACTTGGCTGTGGCGATCAGATACAATGGCACGGCTTTGCTGCAAAGCGCTCGAGGAAAACATCGAGGTTGCCTATGTGCAGGATCTGATCCTGAGGAGAAATCTGATTCCACAAAGCCCGCCTCTGGAAATCGAGAACTGGCCATGGCCGATCCGGATATACACCTTGGGACGGTTTTCGCTGATCAAAGACGGAAGTCCGCTGTCATTTACAAAAAAAGCCCAGGAAAAGCCGCTTGCGATGCTTAAAACCATTATTGCCCTGGGAGGACGCAGTGTGAGTGAAAATCAGGTCGCAGATCTGCTCTGGCCCGACTCTGATGGAGATGCTGCCCATGGGGCCTTTAAAACCAACCTGCACCGGCTGCGCAAGTTAGTCGGCTATCATGAAGCCATTGAGCATAGGCACGGCAATATTAAACTTGATACAAGATACTGCTGGGTGGATGCCTGGATATTTGAACGTATGATTTCCAGAGCCACCAGTGCTTGGGGATCGGCAGCCGGCGAGACAGAGTTGCTCAACGCTGCAGCTTTAACCCAAAAGGCACTGGATCTTTATAAAGGGCCGCTTTTTCAATCCGAGGAC harbors:
- a CDS encoding TetR/AcrR family transcriptional regulator, giving the protein MAVQNKAKTARGENSRQRILESTWQLIGKSDSREVTLDQIADVCGISKSSILWHFGSKEALLLEVADNIFRDLEKLFIEQCPPDSSIGERFAFFLNNYEDMLNATPEAPRIFFSFLFNNQFREKINNKIREIYEWNRETFCEQFNLTENQAVILLGMLNGIVIQANVHPERIKIKEVFDELKSLVKKIL
- a CDS encoding BTAD domain-containing putative transcriptional regulator — its product is MEPESTSLAKITKPRLQKVLPRKRLFDLLDDTRAYAATWICGPGGSGKTTFIASYIEENQLPCLWYQIDEGDSDIAAFFYYLGVAGKALGREEKDLPFLTPEYALGISSFTRRFFEQLFEQLGRPGVIVLDNYQDAPPESQLHEVVRNALSMIPEDINLFILSRTEPHSILARAAASNFLAEIGWPALRLQPQETRDLVRLLSRTPPSEVVIDSLHKKVDGWLAGLLLLLKRAETEDIDPGTFTQFTGSEVFDYFTSEIFDKADKETQEFLLSTSVLPTFSATMAQNLTGTDNAEEILSRIRQNHWFTERFPGRETRYQYHPLFREYLQSQAAQTFTGKHMKRLKQAAARLLEAEGQTEAAIELFLESGHPHEVVRLILSQAEMLVIQGRNQTLEQWLRRLPEEVFSKYPYALYWLGVCRHRFDPDEGRELFEKAFSLFAEQKDTEGIWLSLCGILYSITVAWDSFKPLDQWIQKLTQFSRQYEALASLDVRGRLSAVAIFSLTFRSPDHPEFKTWEKRGQAILQENISAEIKLRVIVALAWHRLFSGNLAEAEHFIELYQEMVQSPNIPPFSLLALMNAEAFYYFLNNNFEACSNIVTKSLDLASATGIHLISPIVLGHGAAGALAAEDLDSAHKHLRNMAQYAHSSDWIFIYFKILKIWQALLEKNFSKALIEGESAEAYVAESGMPMTDSMWYQGMAIALHASGKTVEASRYLQQALSISSRVGFHQIEFGCHLTQAQFALDAGDETAARNSLQKAMAIGKAQQYVNTWLWRSDTMARLCCKALEENIEVAYVQDLILRRNLIPQSPPLEIENWPWPIRIYTLGRFSLIKDGSPLSFTKKAQEKPLAMLKTIIALGGRSVSENQVADLLWPDSDGDAAHGAFKTNLHRLRKLVGYHEAIEHRHGNIKLDTRYCWVDAWIFERMISRATSAWGSAAGETELLNAAALTQKALDLYKGPLFQSEDHLSTHLREHLHHLFIQGVQQLGEYRQKRKQWEEAISLYERGLKIDGLVEPFYRGLMVSRYQLGQKAKAMAAYERCKKSLAENLNTSPSTTTDSLKHSLFPADMHK